Genomic window (Sphingomonas sp. S1-29):
GGCTTACGGCCTTCGCAGGTAAACGAAAGCCCGATTTCCCATGAACCATCCCCCGGTCGCGATCCTCGAAGGCGCGAGCGACATCCTGCTGCTGTGCGATCACGCCTCCGACGTGGTGCCCGAGGGGATCGACCTCGGCATCGATCCGGCGCTGCTCGCCAAGCATATCGCGGTCGATATCGGTGCCGCGCCGCTGACCGCAGCGCTCGCCGCGCGGCTCGGCGCGCCCGCGCTGTCGGGGACGGTGTCGCGGCTGGTGATCGACCTCCACCGCGAGACCGACCATCCCGCGCTCGTTCCTGCCGCGAGCGACGGCCACGCGGTGCCGGGCAATGTCGGCATCGACCGTTTCGACCGGATCGCGCGCTTCCACGCGCCCTATCACGCCGCGCTCGCCCGCGAGATCGCCGCACGCCGCCCGCGGCTGCTGGTGGCGATCCACAGCTTCACCCCCCGGCTCGAAGCCGGCGGCGAAGCGCGCGCGATGCATGCCGGCATCCTCTACAATCGCGACGATCGCGCCGCCCGCGTGCTGCTCACCGAGCTTCGCGCCGCGGGGATCGAAACCGGCGACAACGCGCCCTATTCGGGGCGCCTGGTCAACACGACGCTCAACCGCCACGGCGAGGGCAGGGGGGTCGCGTGCGTCTCGATCGAGGTCCGCAACGACCTGATCGCCGATGCCGCAGGCGTCGAGCGCTGGGCCGAGCTGCTGGCGCCGATGATCGAAAAGGCGCGTAACAGTCTTGCGTTCGGGGTCGCCCCTACGCAATAGGCTTGCGCATGACCGACCAAGCCAAACCGCGCTTCGACAAGACGAAGCTCCCCAGCCGCCACGTTTCGCTCGGGCCCGAGCGCGCGCCGCATCGCAGCTATTATTACGCGATGGGGCTGCACGAGCAGGACATCGCCCAACCCTTTGTCGGCATCGCCAGCGCGGGCAACGACAGC
Coding sequences:
- a CDS encoding N-formylglutamate amidohydrolase → MNHPPVAILEGASDILLLCDHASDVVPEGIDLGIDPALLAKHIAVDIGAAPLTAALAARLGAPALSGTVSRLVIDLHRETDHPALVPAASDGHAVPGNVGIDRFDRIARFHAPYHAALAREIAARRPRLLVAIHSFTPRLEAGGEARAMHAGILYNRDDRAARVLLTELRAAGIETGDNAPYSGRLVNTTLNRHGEGRGVACVSIEVRNDLIADAAGVERWAELLAPMIEKARNSLAFGVAPTQ